Within the Meriones unguiculatus strain TT.TT164.6M chromosome 2, Bangor_MerUng_6.1, whole genome shotgun sequence genome, the region TATAAGCCTAACACGCAAAATATATTGATCTAGTTCTCTTTGGCAAAGGCTTTTTCCTAGTAACTAATACATGTATATTAATCTAAGTAAAGTGTACTTCCTACAGGAAACTTCAGCTGGTTGAGTTTAACATCGTATTTACTGTTCATTGTAATTCTTTAAAGTTCCCTGAAGCTTATTTATACAGTTCAGCTGGAATAGTTGGAATAATCTTATTGGCTCcagatttaaaatataaaacattactgaaattttaagtaaaataaattaatgtggAAAGGAAAAGCATTGACCTTTTGCTGAAAAATAGCTTACAGCTTCTCAACCTTATTTATTCAAATAGTTTATTTGACTGAAGGGGGAAGATTATCTAAAAGATGATTAACTGATATCTTTATAAACAAATATCTCCCTCCTCCATAAGGAAAATTTTATAGCAACCATGTAAACCAGTAATTTTAcatttcaaaagtaaatgaaCCAGAATTTTTTAAGTTGGTAGGTATTTTCAGTAAGCTAATTCTCAGGCCCCCCTATAGGTGCTCAGTGTATTATAAATATCCAATAGCATGATAGAATggtaactataaaaataaatgcttatgagatttaaaaaattagcAATGCAAGAAAAGGGGCTCTAACATTTCCTGTAGTAAGTATGCAATGGTTGTTACCTGTTGGGCACACATGTTTTGCCAAAACAAAGAGCAAGACAGTTTCATTTTTCAATGGCAAGGACACTAGCTTATGGTAGACTACAATGTCTGTAGacaaaaaacagaagagaagagTTTTATAATAGTAAACTTATGTTTCTTCCTAAACTAAAAATGTAAAGCAGTAAGCAGTATGTTTTCTCACCAAACATGCTGGGATTTTCAGAGATGGAAGAGTTCACAAGtacttctcaaaacaaacaatttAAAGTGAAATAGCACCCAAGTTTCTGAAAAATTACATCCATTGTTTCTCCAAATTCTAATGttaaaactttgggcagaaattGAATTATTATTCTATATTCACGCAATGCTTTGTGATGGAAATAGAATGGAAATTTTTTACTCTACTCCTCCGTGttacaaaaattttaaacaacAGTTATGTATATGTAAGGGAAAATACTACTAAAATGTAAATTCTAACACAAAagtttttaattatgaaaacttTGTTTGCAAATCTATTTAGACAAagattaaattaattatttatggCACACAAATGACtaaaaattaaacttttatataaaaataaaatagttgcaatccaacagaaagaaaaaaaaagagttgatgaACTGTTGTAAAAATACTGATATGCAGtcctaaaataatatattaataaatagtttaggccaggcttggtggctcacacctttaatcccagctcttgggaggcagagaacagCAGAGGTCTTTGTGTTTCAGGCCAGCTGGTTTACATAAGGATTCCCAAGGTAACAAAGGctatacagtaagaccctgtctcaaaactgacaaaattaaaaagaaaaaaattaaaagcaatgtCTTACAATTTGTTGCAATAATATGCCCTAGATTAAGTCTCAGGCTaacaatttattttgaaaatatattacGGGCAGATTGTGGTCTCTCCTGCCCGTAAAtcagcactggggggggggggggaacgggactaagacaggaggattcagagtttgaggccaacctaggaaTCTAGTGATATCAAAGCTAACCTGGCATGACTCagacgaaggaaggaaggaaggaaggaaggaaggaaggaaggaaggaaggaagaaggattgGCTTAACAGAAAGAATTCTTgttatgcaagcatgagggcctgactTCAAATCCCAAGAATCCATGAGCCACATATGCTCCCGAATACCTGTAACCCCAAGTGTGCGGTGGGGGAGAGGGTTAAGGGCATAGCTGGGGCTTGCTCACTGCTCACCTAGCTGCTCACCTGCTTGATGTCAAGGGGATAAAGCAGAGAGTATAGAGCCTCCTTCTccaccctctatgagcaggaccacattcccccccacacatacactacacacataGACTGTAAGTCCACAAGAGGCTTGAATATATTTTAAGTTGAGAAAGAAGGTTGTTGAGTGTATTAATAAAACCTTCCACGGATTAACAGCGACTGTAAGTCATACACAGTGCACATGCATATCCaaaaatgtagatttttttttaaagatgtacttattttcatatgtttgtttggtttttttgttttgtttttttgtttgttttttttttttggtttgtttttgtttttgtttttgttttgcctatgtgtaagtatgtgtaccgtgtgcccttggaagccagaaggtGTTGGCTCCCCTGGAACCAAAGTTGGGAATGATTATGAGCCATCATGAGGGTAGAGGGAATTGAAGTCAaaccctctgcaagaacagccactGAGCCAGTTTCTCCAATCCCTTAAatacagctaaaaaaaaaaaaaaagctttgtacTTTAAAGAGTAGGAAATGGTACAGCTTTAAAAGTTAGCTATGAATTCGGTAGGTTAGTTGTGTGTGTGACGACTGATTCTTAAAAGCTAGAACAACCACGGGGGAAGCCTTCAAAGATTCGATGTTAAAGAATTCAGAGAAAAGCTGCAGTGAGCAAGGTTTAGGAACTCACGTTCTCTGCAGAGCTGGGGCCCTGAGGCAGGCTGGGGCTGAAGGCCATGAGGTCGGTCTTGGGCGGGCCCTCTCCAGAGCACACCCTCTGTCTTCTCTGCTGCGAGTAGGACCAGGTGCCCACCTCGCTGGAGCACACCAGCACGGGCTTCCCCGGCCCGCACGCGCCCTCCGTGGGCGCCGCTGAGCAGCGCAGCGCAGTGTAGAGCAGCAGCGTGAGCACCAGCAGGCTGGACACCGCGCAGATGGCGACGATCAGGTACACGTTGACGGTCACGAGCGTGGACTCTGAGCCAGAGGTTCCAACCAACACCCTGGATGAGAGCTTTGGCGTCTGGCCGTTCTCCACTAGAGACACCAGAAAGGTGGCGGTGGCCGTCAGCGCGGGCTCGCCATGGTCCTTCACCAGCACCAACAGGCGCTGGCGCGGCGCGTCCGCTTCATCCAGAGCTCGAGCGGTGCTGATCTCACCCGTGTACAACCCCACGCGGAACGGGCTGCGCGCAGCACCCGCCGCTGGCTGTAACTCATACGACAGCCACGCGTTGTAGCCAGAGTCCGCGTCCACAGCGCGCACCTTCGCGACCACGTGGCCCGGACTCACGGACCGGGACAACAGCTCAATAGTCCCTCCACCCTGAGGCCCCAGCAGCGCGGGCGCGTTGTCGTTCTCGTCCAGCACGAACACCTGCAGGGTGGCATTGCTGCCCAGCGCTGGCACACCAGCGTCCCGCGCGCTCACCTGGAACTGCAGCAGCTCCAGCTCCTCGTGGTCCAGGGGCTGCAGCGCGAACACCCGGCCGCTCTCCGCGTGCACGGACACGTAGCTCGACAGCCAGCGCTCGCCCACGCGCCGCTCCACCAGCGAGTAGGACACCAGCGCGTTCTCCTGCGCGTCCGCGTCCGCCGCCGACACCGTGAAGATGTGCGCGCCCGGCGGGTTGTTCTCCCTCACGAACACCGTGTACTCGGGCTGCGCGAACGCGGGCGCGTGGTCGTTCACGTCGGCCACCTCCACGGACACGCTGGCGGTGGCCCCCAGCGGGGGGGAGCCCCCGTCGCGCGCGGTCACCACCACCTCATAGGCCGCTGTGCTCTCGCGGTCCAGGGCGCTGTCCAGCACCAGCGAATAGTAGTTCTTGAAGGTGGACACCAGCCTGAAGGGCACCTGAGGACTCAGGGAGCAGCTCACCTGCCCGTTGGCTCCGGAGTCCCGGTCGGACACGCTGATCAGGGCGATGACGGTGCCCAGCGGAGCGTCCTCTTTGATGGGCAAAAAAAGTGAGGTTATGGCCATCTGCGGCACATTATCATTTACATCCACGAGTTTCACTATAACTTTGCAGTGTCCTGTTAACGGGAATGTACTTCTGTCCACGGCGTCAATATTAATTTCATATACTTTGCAGTCTTCGTAATCCAGCGCTTCCTTGACTTTTATTTCTCCACTGGTAGAATCTATTGTAAATTTAGATTTTACATCGTCAAGAACGAGATTACTGAAGAAATACAGTATTTCCTTATTGAGTCCCTCATCCGCATCTGAAGCGTTGAGTTTAATTACTAATGTCTCTTTGGGTGTGTTTTCCATTAATCTAACGTTATAAATAGATTTATCGAACTCCGGAGCGTTATCATTTGCATCCAACACGTCAATCAGTAACTGGACAGTCCCTGTCAGTTGAGGTTTCCCGCCATCGATTGCAATTAGTAACAAACGGTGTTCTTGGGTTTCTTCTCTGTCTAAGGGCTTCTTCAAAACTAGCTCTAAAACGTTTGTTTCTTCCTCGTTTCTTTTAACATACAAGTCAAAATATTCGTTAGGGTTTACCTTATAGCTCAAGGCTGCATTGGCTCCTATATCCAAGTCAGATGCGCCCTCTACCGGAAACCGCGAGTCTGGCAGTCTTGACTCTAAAATGAGTAATCTTTGTTCAGGTCGGGAGAACCGCGGCGGGTTGTCGTTAATGTCCCTCACCTCCACCTCCACGTGGAAAACCTGCAGCGGACGGTCCACGATCACCTCCAGGTGGATGCTGCACTCCGCGCTCCGCCCGCACAGCTCCTCCCGGTCGATCCGAGAATTCACGAACAGAATGCCATTCTGCAGATTCACCTCCAGAAGGTCCCCGCGGTCCTTGGACGCCACCCTGAACAGGCGGGGCACCAGCTCCGccagctccagccccaggtcCTGCGCGATGCGGCCCACGAAGGTGCCGTGCTTGGCCTCCTCGGGGACGGAGTAGTGGAGCTGGCCGCTGCCTGCCTCCCAGGCTGCCAGGAGCACAAAGGAGATCAGCAGGCGCCGAAATCCTGGACTTCCTCGCTGGGAATATACCATTGCAATCTTGTTCAGCTTCTCCAGTCTTTATTGCAGCGCCACACAAAATTCCTCGCAAACTTAGCTCCAAGATACTATAGATTTGATTTCCTCGCTTTCCTGAGCTTCTGTAGCAGAGACTAAAATGGAAGATTCTTTTCCTAAGTAAAACGTACTCTCCGTATGCTTTTGACGTTGGAAgaggaaaagatcatcttgtggTGTCTAGCGACACCATGTGGATAAAAGGGTAAGTTCCTTATTTTGTTCCGTTTTTATTCACTTACCTTTTATTAGTGAAATTATTTCTCAGTATTACTCAGTTCCAGTTACACGTTTTCTATGCCTGCGTATGTCCGTGTTCTCTGAGTAGATGTCACTTTTTTAACCAGGCCCCTGTATTTGTTTCATTGCTTCACGATCCCTCAGATGTTCTGCTGACGGTCTCCCGATTGGATTTGACTTTATAAATGCAATCTAAAGTAAATCATCAGTACGAGTGTTCCACCGCAGGTGAATACATCTTCAGTAAAGACATTCCCAAATGatttgtgggttttttattttatttatagagtAGTTTACACTGAAACTGATCAAATAACTTTCAAGTTATAATTTTCAATagttactgttgtttaagtgtcCTTTCAATATTTAGGGatagccctttttttttttttttttttttttttagtttgtctgTATTAACTTAATGAACATGTATTTTCTCGATATTACTTGAACGGAATATTCTAAATTTAATGTTTACTACTGGTGATTTATTGATGCTATCTTCAAGAACAATTAAAACTTTGGATGTGAAACTAACTGGGGTtccttttttgaaatatattcaaagtaATGAACATTTACTCCTTTAATTCTTTCAGCACCTAATAATTTTTATGCAGTATTACTGTAATGTGGAGACTTTAATTGTCCAGATGTCATACAATTTTAGTAAGCAACTTGACACCTATTTTCAGGATATGGCATTTACTTAGCAATTATTTGAGTTGCTATTACTGTGTAAACTGTGTAATCACATACCTTACATTTATCCAACAACTCAGAATCTTAATATTAAAATTCAGTGTGCCACAAAAATATTTAGGCTCCATTTAAAGTAATGGTATAACCCAATGAAGAAAAGGCATTCTTGacatggaaaatatttattttcatttttatacagaCATAGGCAAAATAACCTCTTATCATTTGACTTATCTTTGCAGCTGTTATGATCTGTACTTGTTTGTAGTTGACCCTTAATTTGAGGATTGTGTTCCCAGTCATAACTTTCTTAATACCACAGAAGGCACAGGAAAGTGCCTTTAGAATTTTTAAGCCATTCTTTCAGTCAGATATTAAAGAGTACTTTCTTGGCTGGCCTaactcactgtttttttttttccttagaaactTTAGTTATAACCAGGAGTGATTgaacatgctttaatcccagcactctgtgattcattttactttgttttgtccTATAAAGCAGAATAAAAGTAATGAATATGAGATATAAAGTTTAAGTGGTCAGAACACTTATAATTACAAACAGTATAGaagcaaaacaaagaagagaaattaATGTCTATTTCAACCCAATCTCTCACATTAATGAAATGTGTATTTTCTAAATGTAATTCAAACAAATATTTAAGTAGATTATCCTTCTCTAAAAAATATTATTCAGGACAACTTTAATTTTTCATGTACAATGTCTAGAATTCAACTTAATATTATCAGACTTAATAAGAAGGTTATGAGAAGAAAGAGATAACCTGACAGATGATTCAATGACATGAGATCACAAACAACCATAATTATTGTGTTAATTAAACTCATAAAAAGTAGAgaatttcagtaaaaaaaaaaagtctctaatttcttaaaaagtaaaacaaggtTCTAAACCTGAAAAGGCACTGACAGAAGTGAGGAATTCAGTTGATTAGTTTGAGTGGTACCCAAAACTAATAAGACAAGAACCAGGcgtggtggggcatgcctttaatcccagcacttgggaggtagaggaaggcagatcctagagatcaaggccagcctgcctacagagcaagcttcaggacagccacaaTTATACAAAAAAACtctatctgaaaaagaaaaagaagaggaggaggagaatgaaaaTTACTAAGTAAGAAAATTGCAATAGCATAAGTATCATGCAGCAAAGAGCTTAAGTCATGTAAAAGCACAATTGGATATAAAATCTATAAAGTATGTGGTGAAAGATTTAACATATGTACACTGTGATTCTCAGAATAAGAGGGTAACATAAAATAGAAGCAATATTTGAAAGAATactaataattaatattttaaatagataAAGTATCAACTAACAGATGTAAAATGTTGTGATGAATTCAAGGAAGATTTTTGAGAAGTAAGCCAAAGCTAATCAGGTAATAGTAAGGTTGTTgacaattttaaaacaaacaaaaaatattaaaggagCTAAAATTGTTCACAAAATCTCAATAATAAATTTGGTAGCCACCTTCTCATGAGAGGACTACAGAAAGTTATCTTGAAAGTGATGGGGAAAATAAATTCCAACTCAGCATTAAATACCTAACAAAACTATTTATCAAAGATGGCATTGAAATACTACATCTGAATATTCAAAAACATAGGGGCTTCTTCACTATCAGACCATaggaaaagaaatgttcaagaacTTTCTCAGAAGAAAAATGAACTCAGCATGAAACATGAGTATCAATGGGTATTAACGGTACAGAAGTGAGAATTGTATGTCTAGGATCCATCGATAATTCAGAAGCACATGTGTAATATAAATTCAGGAGCAGGTATATGGAATGATTTCCTAAAGTCCCAGCATTCTCTCAACATTACAAGTGTGGGTTTAGGCTTTAATAGCCAAGAGCGTGCATGATAATCCCTAGAAAgtggaagagaaaataaaaagaatctatGACTTTAAATCACACATCAGAGCTACAGACATCATCAAGATGATGTCATATGAAGTCCCAGAAccttctttccttaaaaaaaaaaaaaaaaaaaagcatggttggataccataaaaagctaaaatgatacgctcaggatgcgaggctaagcactgcactcagggtcagcagctttcgacccagagaagagcatgtctgattgcatgcgggttgatgccccaggtcccacctctgagaaaaaggtatctgacgggtctgatgctctttaggttgatgacacctaaatgaacatcagtacaaagtcccaatttatttctaatatcagagatcagacctctactcttgcctgatgcatctaaaacaaaaagggggaactgtagagagctgcggaatgctatgccttaaagatggagctggtttccgccttccaccttcccgatggtgagtgctctctgtcacgaacaactccacatttggctaaggccgaggatctggcttgcttccatgtatgtggacctatctgcattgcccccgtggcacgcctgggttggctacccagaggctatttaagctgtgggctggctttccccagggtcagatgattgttcaaggttcctgaataaactgcattgaaaaaaaaaagca harbors:
- the LOC110543938 gene encoding protocadherin alpha-5 isoform X14, whose translation is MVYSQRGSPGFRRLLISFVLLAAWEAGSGQLHYSVPEEAKHGTFVGRIAQDLGLELAELVPRLFRVASKDRGDLLEVNLQNGILFVNSRIDREELCGRSAECSIHLEVIVDRPLQVFHVEVEVRDINDNPPRFSRPEQRLLILESRLPDSRFPVEGASDLDIGANAALSYKVNPNEYFDLYVKRNEEETNVLELVLKKPLDREETQEHRLLLIAIDGGKPQLTGTVQLLIDVLDANDNAPEFDKSIYNVRLMENTPKETLVIKLNASDADEGLNKEILYFFSNLVLDDVKSKFTIDSTSGEIKVKEALDYEDCKVYEINIDAVDRSTFPLTGHCKVIVKLVDVNDNVPQMAITSLFLPIKEDAPLGTVIALISVSDRDSGANGQVSCSLSPQVPFRLVSTFKNYYSLVLDSALDRESTAAYEVVVTARDGGSPPLGATASVSVEVADVNDHAPAFAQPEYTVFVRENNPPGAHIFTVSAADADAQENALVSYSLVERRVGERWLSSYVSVHAESGRVFALQPLDHEELELLQFQVSARDAGVPALGSNATLQVFVLDENDNAPALLGPQGGGTIELLSRSVSPGHVVAKVRAVDADSGYNAWLSYELQPAAGAARSPFRVGLYTGEISTARALDEADAPRQRLLVLVKDHGEPALTATATFLVSLVENGQTPKLSSRVLVGTSGSESTLVTVNVYLIVAICAVSSLLVLTLLLYTALRCSAAPTEGACGPGKPVLVCSSEVGTWSYSQQRRQRVCSGEGPPKTDLMAFSPSLPQGPSSAENPRQPNPDWRYSASLRAGMHSSVHLEEAGILRAGPGGPDQQWPTVSSATPEPEAGEVSPPVGAGVNSNSWTFKYGPGNPKQSGPGELPDKFIIPGSPAIISIRQEPANNQIDKSDFITFGKKEETKKKKKKKKGNKTQEKKEKGNGTTDNSDQ